A genome region from Ursus arctos isolate Adak ecotype North America unplaced genomic scaffold, UrsArc2.0 scaffold_18, whole genome shotgun sequence includes the following:
- the KCNT1 gene encoding potassium channel subfamily T member 1 isoform X5: MSDLDTEVLPLPPRYRFRDLLLGDQSFQNDDRLPVEDVSLDSSLSQVQVEFYVNENTFKERLKLFFIKNQRSSLRIRLFNFSLKLLTCLLYIVRVLLDDPALGIGCWGCPKQNYTFNGSSSEINWAPILWVERKMTLWAIQVIVAIISFLETMLLIYLSYKGNIWEQIFRVSFILEMINTLPFIVTIFWAPLRNLFIPVFLNCWLAKHALENMINDFHRAILRTQSAMFNQVLILFCTLLCLVFTGTCGIQHLERAGENLSLLTAFYFCIVTFSTVGYGDVTPKIWPSQLLVVVMICVALVVLPLQFEELVYLWMERQKSGGNYSRHRAQTEKHVILCVSSLKIDLLMDFLNEFYAHPRLQDYYVVILCPTEMDIQVRRVLQIPLWSQRVIYLQGSALKDQDLMRAKMDNGEACFILSSRNEVDRTAADHQTILRAWAVKDFAPNCPLYVQILKPENKFHVKFADHVVCEEECKYAMLALNCICPATSTLITLLVHTSRGQEGQESPEQWQRMYGRCSGNEVYHVRMGDSKFFREYEGKSFTYAAFHAHKKYGVCLIGLKRGDDKSILLNPGPRHSLAASDTCFYINVTKEENSAFIVKQEEKQEKKGFSGQGLYDGSSRLPMHSIVASVGTVAMDLQNTECLPAQSGGGSGGGKLALPTENGSGSRRPSIAPVLELADSSALLPCDLLSDPSEDEMTPSDDEGLSVVEYVKGYPPNSPYIGSSPTLCHLLPVKAPFCCLRLDKGCKHNSYEDAKAYGFKNRLIIVSAETAGNGLYNFIVPLRAYYRPRKELNPIVLLLDNRPDHHFLEAICCFPMVYYMEGSVDNLDSLLQCGIIYADNLVVVDKESTMSAEEDYMADAKTIVNVQTMFRLFPSLSITTELTHPSNMRFMQFRAKDSYSLALSKLEKRERENGSNLAFMFRLPFAAGRVFSISMLDTLLYQSFVKDYMISITRLLLGLDTTPGSGYLCAMKITEEDLWIRTYGRLFQKLCSSSAEIPIGIYRTQCHVFSTSEPHDLRAQSQISVSVEDCQDTQETRGPWGARAGTGGGSSSTHGRHAAGGDPAEHPLLRRKSLQWARKLSRKGPKPAGKAAAAEWASQQRLSLYRRSERQELSELVKNRMKHLGLPTTGYEDVANLTASDVMNRVNLGYLQDEMNDQQNTLSYVLINPPPDTRLEPNDIVYLIRSDPLAHVASSAQSQKSSCSHRLASCNPETRDETQL; this comes from the exons GCTTCCTGTGGAAGATGTCAGTCTGGACTCCTCCCTGTCTCA ggtccaGGTGGAGTTCTACGTCAATGAGAACACCTTCAAGGAGCGGCTCAAGCTGTTCttcatcaaaaaccagagatccA GCCTGAGGATCCGGCTGTTCAACTTCTCCCTCAAGCTGCTCACCTGCTTGCTGTACATCGTGCGCGTGCTGCTGGACGACCCGGCCCTGGGGATTGGATG CTGGGGCTGCCCGAAGCAGAATTACACCTTCAACGGCTCCTCGTCCGAGATCAATTG ggcgcCCATCCTTTGGGTGGAAAGAAAGATGACTCTGTGGGCGATCCAG GTCATCGTGGCCATAATAAGCTTCCTGGAGACGATGCTTCTTATTTACCTCAGCTACAAA GGCAACATCTGGGAGCAGATCTTCCGTGTCTCTTTCATCCTGGAGATGATCAACACGCTACCCTTCATCGTCACG ATATTCTGGGCGCCCCTGAGGAACCTGTTCATCCCCGTGTTCCTGAACTGCTGGCTGGCCAAGCACGCCCTGGAAAACATGATC AATGACTTCCACCGTGCCATCCTGCGCACGCAGTCGGCCATGTTCAACCAGGTCCTCATACTCTTCTGCACCCTGCTGTGCCTGGTGTTCACGGG GACCTGTGGCATCCAGCACCTGGAGCGGGCGGGCGAGAACTTGTCCCTGCTCACGGCTTTCTACTTCTGCATCGTCACCTTCTCCACCGTGGGCTACGGCGACGTGACGCCCAAGATCTGGCCGTCCCAGCTGCTGGTGGTCGTCATGATCTGCGTGGCGCTGGTGGTGCTGCCACTGCAG TTCGAGGAGCTGGTCTACCTGTGGATGGAGCGTCAGAAGTCGGGGGGCAACTACAGCCGCCACCGGGCGCAGACGGAGAAGCACGTGATCTTGTGCGTCAGCTCCCTCAAGATCGACCTCCTCATGGACTTCCTGAACGAGTTTTACGCGCACCCCCGGCTCCAG GACTATTACGTGGTCATCCTGTGTCCTACCGAGATGGACATCCAGGTCCGCAGGGTCCTGCAGATCCCCCTGTGGTCCCAGCGGGTCATCTACCTCCAGGGCTCCGCGCTCAAGGACCAGGACCTCATGCGAGCCAA GATGGACAACGGGGAGGCCTGCTTTATCCTCAGCAGCCGCAACGAAGTGGACCGCACGGCGGCG GACCACCAGACCATCCTGCGTGCCTGGGCCGTGAAGGACTTCGCGCCCAACTGCCCCCTCTACGTCCAGATTCTCAAGCCCGAGAACAAGTTCCACGTCAAGTTTGCAG ACCACGTGGTGTGTGAGGAGGAGTGCAAGTACGCCATGCTGGCCCTCAACTGCATCTGTCCCGCCACGTCCACGCTCATCACGCTGCTGGTGCACACGTCCCGTGGCCA GGAAGGCCAGGAGTCCCCGGAGCAGTGGCAGCGCATGTACGGCCGCTGCTCGGGCAACGAGGTGTACCACGTGCGCATGGGGGACAGCAAGTTCTTCCGCGAGTACGAGGGCAAGAGCTTCACCTACGCCGCCTTCCACGCGCACAAAAA GTACGGCGTGTGCCTCATCGGGCTGAAGCGCGGGGACGACAAGAGCATCCTGCTGAACCCGGGGCCCCGGCACAGCCTGGCGGCCTCGGACACCTGCTTCTACATCAACGTCACCAAGGAGGAGAACTCCGCCTTCATCGtcaagcaggaggagaagcaggagaagaaGGGCTTCTCGGGGCAGGGTCTGTACGACGGGTCCTCCCGCCTGCCCATGCACAGCATCGTGGCCTCCGTGG GGACAGTGGCCATGGACCTCCAGAACACAGAGTGCCTGCCGGCACAGAGTGGCGGGGGCAGCGGGGGCGGCAAGCTCGCGCTGCCCACAGAGAACGGCTCGGGCAGCCGGCGGCCCAGCATCGCACCCGTCCTGGAGCTGGCGGACAGCTCAGCCCTGCTGCCCTGCGACCTGCTGAGTGACCCGTCGGAGGACGAGATGACGCCGTCGGACGATGAGGGGCTGTCTGTGGTGGA GTACGTGAAGGGCTACCCGCCCAACTCGCCCTACATCGGCAGCTCCCCCACCCTGTGCCACCTTCTGCCTGTGAAGGCCCCGTTCTGCTGCCTGCGGCTGGACAAG GGCTGCAAGCACAACAGCTACGAAGACGCCAAGGCCTACGGCTTCAAGAACAGACTGATCATCGTCTCGGCGGAGACGGCGGGCAACGGGCTGTACAACTTCATCGTGCCCCTGCGCGCCTACTACCGACCCCGCAAGGAGCTCAACCCCATCGTGCTGCTGCTGGACAACAG GCCGGACCACCACTTCCTGGAGGCCATCTGCTGCTTCCCCATGGTCTACTACATGGAGGGCTCCGTGGACAA CCTGGACAGCTTGCTGCAGTGCGGCATTATCTACGCGGACAACCTGGTCGTGGTGGACAAGGAGAGCACGATGAGTGCGGAGGAGGACTACATGGCAGACGCCAAGACCATCGTCAACGTGCAGACCATGTTCCG GCTCTTCCCCAGCTTGAGCATCACCACGGAGCTCACCCACCCTTCCAACATGCGGTTCATGCAGTTCCGTGCAAAGGACAGCTACTCTCTGGCTCTTTCCAAGCTGGAAAAG AGGGAACGGGAGAACGGCTCCAACCTGGCCTTCATGTTCCGCCTGCCGTTTGCCGCCGGCCGCGTCTTCAGCATCAGCATGTTGGACACGCTGCTCTACCAG TCCTTCGTGAAGGACTACATGATCTCCATCACCAGGCTGCTGCTGGGCCTCGACACCACGCCAGGCTCTGGCTACCTGTGCGCC ATGAAAATCACGGAGGAGGACCTGTGGATTCGCACATACGGCCGGCTCTTCCAGAAGCTCTGCTCCTCCAGCGCCGAGATTCCCATCGGCATCTACAGGACCCAGTGCCACGTCTTCTCGACCTCGGAG CCCCACGACCTCAGAGCCCAG TCCCAGATCTCGGTGAGCGTGGAGGACTGCCAGGACACGCAGGAAACGAGGGGGCCCTGGGGCGCACGGGCGGGCaccggcggcggcagcagcagcacccACGGCCGGCACGCGGCTGGCGGGGACCCAGCCGAGCACCCGCTGCTGCGGCGCAAGAGCCTGCAGTGGGCCCGCAAGCTGAGCCGCAAGGGCCCCAAGCCCGCGGGGAAGGCGGCGGCCGCCGAGTGGGCCAGCCAGCAGCGGCTCAGCCTGTACCGGCGCTCCGAGCGGCAGGAGCTCTCCGAGCTGGTCAAGAACCGCATGAAGCACCTGGGGCTGCCCACCACCGGCTACG AGGATGTAGCAAATTTAACAGCCAGTGATGTCATGAATCGGGTAAACCTGGGATATTTGCAAG
- the KCNT1 gene encoding potassium channel subfamily T member 1 isoform X4 yields the protein MVQVEFYVNENTFKERLKLFFIKNQRSSLRIRLFNFSLKLLTCLLYIVRVLLDDPALGIGCWGCPKQNYTFNGSSSEINWAPILWVERKMTLWAIQVIVAIISFLETMLLIYLSYKGNIWEQIFRVSFILEMINTLPFIVTIFWAPLRNLFIPVFLNCWLAKHALENMINDFHRAILRTQSAMFNQVLILFCTLLCLVFTGTCGIQHLERAGENLSLLTAFYFCIVTFSTVGYGDVTPKIWPSQLLVVVMICVALVVLPLQFEELVYLWMERQKSGGNYSRHRAQTEKHVILCVSSLKIDLLMDFLNEFYAHPRLQDYYVVILCPTEMDIQVRRVLQIPLWSQRVIYLQGSALKDQDLMRAKMDNGEACFILSSRNEVDRTAADHQTILRAWAVKDFAPNCPLYVQILKPENKFHVKFADHVVCEEECKYAMLALNCICPATSTLITLLVHTSRGQEGQESPEQWQRMYGRCSGNEVYHVRMGDSKFFREYEGKSFTYAAFHAHKKYGVCLIGLKRGDDKSILLNPGPRHSLAASDTCFYINVTKEENSAFIVKQEEKQEKKGFSGQGLYDGSSRLPMHSIVASVGTVAMDLQNTECLPAQSGGGSGGGKLALPTENGSGSRRPSIAPVLELADSSALLPCDLLSDPSEDEMTPSDDEGLSVVEYVKGYPPNSPYIGSSPTLCHLLPVKAPFCCLRLDKGCKHNSYEDAKAYGFKNRLIIVSAETAGNGLYNFIVPLRAYYRPRKELNPIVLLLDNRPDHHFLEAICCFPMVYYMEGSVDNLDSLLQCGIIYADNLVVVDKESTMSAEEDYMADAKTIVNVQTMFRLFPSLSITTELTHPSNMRFMQFRAKDSYSLALSKLEKRERENGSNLAFMFRLPFAAGRVFSISMLDTLLYQSFVKDYMISITRLLLGLDTTPGSGYLCAMKITEEDLWIRTYGRLFQKLCSSSAEIPIGIYRTQCHVFSTSEPHDLRAQSQISVSVEDCQDTQETRGPWGARAGTGGGSSSTHGRHAAGGDPAEHPLLRRKSLQWARKLSRKGPKPAGKAAAAEWASQQRLSLYRRSERQELSELVKNRMKHLGLPTTGYDEMNDQQNTLSYVLINPPPDTRLEPNDIVYLIRSDPLAHVASSAQSQKSSCSHRLASCNPETRDETQL from the exons AT ggtccaGGTGGAGTTCTACGTCAATGAGAACACCTTCAAGGAGCGGCTCAAGCTGTTCttcatcaaaaaccagagatccA GCCTGAGGATCCGGCTGTTCAACTTCTCCCTCAAGCTGCTCACCTGCTTGCTGTACATCGTGCGCGTGCTGCTGGACGACCCGGCCCTGGGGATTGGATG CTGGGGCTGCCCGAAGCAGAATTACACCTTCAACGGCTCCTCGTCCGAGATCAATTG ggcgcCCATCCTTTGGGTGGAAAGAAAGATGACTCTGTGGGCGATCCAG GTCATCGTGGCCATAATAAGCTTCCTGGAGACGATGCTTCTTATTTACCTCAGCTACAAA GGCAACATCTGGGAGCAGATCTTCCGTGTCTCTTTCATCCTGGAGATGATCAACACGCTACCCTTCATCGTCACG ATATTCTGGGCGCCCCTGAGGAACCTGTTCATCCCCGTGTTCCTGAACTGCTGGCTGGCCAAGCACGCCCTGGAAAACATGATC AATGACTTCCACCGTGCCATCCTGCGCACGCAGTCGGCCATGTTCAACCAGGTCCTCATACTCTTCTGCACCCTGCTGTGCCTGGTGTTCACGGG GACCTGTGGCATCCAGCACCTGGAGCGGGCGGGCGAGAACTTGTCCCTGCTCACGGCTTTCTACTTCTGCATCGTCACCTTCTCCACCGTGGGCTACGGCGACGTGACGCCCAAGATCTGGCCGTCCCAGCTGCTGGTGGTCGTCATGATCTGCGTGGCGCTGGTGGTGCTGCCACTGCAG TTCGAGGAGCTGGTCTACCTGTGGATGGAGCGTCAGAAGTCGGGGGGCAACTACAGCCGCCACCGGGCGCAGACGGAGAAGCACGTGATCTTGTGCGTCAGCTCCCTCAAGATCGACCTCCTCATGGACTTCCTGAACGAGTTTTACGCGCACCCCCGGCTCCAG GACTATTACGTGGTCATCCTGTGTCCTACCGAGATGGACATCCAGGTCCGCAGGGTCCTGCAGATCCCCCTGTGGTCCCAGCGGGTCATCTACCTCCAGGGCTCCGCGCTCAAGGACCAGGACCTCATGCGAGCCAA GATGGACAACGGGGAGGCCTGCTTTATCCTCAGCAGCCGCAACGAAGTGGACCGCACGGCGGCG GACCACCAGACCATCCTGCGTGCCTGGGCCGTGAAGGACTTCGCGCCCAACTGCCCCCTCTACGTCCAGATTCTCAAGCCCGAGAACAAGTTCCACGTCAAGTTTGCAG ACCACGTGGTGTGTGAGGAGGAGTGCAAGTACGCCATGCTGGCCCTCAACTGCATCTGTCCCGCCACGTCCACGCTCATCACGCTGCTGGTGCACACGTCCCGTGGCCA GGAAGGCCAGGAGTCCCCGGAGCAGTGGCAGCGCATGTACGGCCGCTGCTCGGGCAACGAGGTGTACCACGTGCGCATGGGGGACAGCAAGTTCTTCCGCGAGTACGAGGGCAAGAGCTTCACCTACGCCGCCTTCCACGCGCACAAAAA GTACGGCGTGTGCCTCATCGGGCTGAAGCGCGGGGACGACAAGAGCATCCTGCTGAACCCGGGGCCCCGGCACAGCCTGGCGGCCTCGGACACCTGCTTCTACATCAACGTCACCAAGGAGGAGAACTCCGCCTTCATCGtcaagcaggaggagaagcaggagaagaaGGGCTTCTCGGGGCAGGGTCTGTACGACGGGTCCTCCCGCCTGCCCATGCACAGCATCGTGGCCTCCGTGG GGACAGTGGCCATGGACCTCCAGAACACAGAGTGCCTGCCGGCACAGAGTGGCGGGGGCAGCGGGGGCGGCAAGCTCGCGCTGCCCACAGAGAACGGCTCGGGCAGCCGGCGGCCCAGCATCGCACCCGTCCTGGAGCTGGCGGACAGCTCAGCCCTGCTGCCCTGCGACCTGCTGAGTGACCCGTCGGAGGACGAGATGACGCCGTCGGACGATGAGGGGCTGTCTGTGGTGGA GTACGTGAAGGGCTACCCGCCCAACTCGCCCTACATCGGCAGCTCCCCCACCCTGTGCCACCTTCTGCCTGTGAAGGCCCCGTTCTGCTGCCTGCGGCTGGACAAG GGCTGCAAGCACAACAGCTACGAAGACGCCAAGGCCTACGGCTTCAAGAACAGACTGATCATCGTCTCGGCGGAGACGGCGGGCAACGGGCTGTACAACTTCATCGTGCCCCTGCGCGCCTACTACCGACCCCGCAAGGAGCTCAACCCCATCGTGCTGCTGCTGGACAACAG GCCGGACCACCACTTCCTGGAGGCCATCTGCTGCTTCCCCATGGTCTACTACATGGAGGGCTCCGTGGACAA CCTGGACAGCTTGCTGCAGTGCGGCATTATCTACGCGGACAACCTGGTCGTGGTGGACAAGGAGAGCACGATGAGTGCGGAGGAGGACTACATGGCAGACGCCAAGACCATCGTCAACGTGCAGACCATGTTCCG GCTCTTCCCCAGCTTGAGCATCACCACGGAGCTCACCCACCCTTCCAACATGCGGTTCATGCAGTTCCGTGCAAAGGACAGCTACTCTCTGGCTCTTTCCAAGCTGGAAAAG AGGGAACGGGAGAACGGCTCCAACCTGGCCTTCATGTTCCGCCTGCCGTTTGCCGCCGGCCGCGTCTTCAGCATCAGCATGTTGGACACGCTGCTCTACCAG TCCTTCGTGAAGGACTACATGATCTCCATCACCAGGCTGCTGCTGGGCCTCGACACCACGCCAGGCTCTGGCTACCTGTGCGCC ATGAAAATCACGGAGGAGGACCTGTGGATTCGCACATACGGCCGGCTCTTCCAGAAGCTCTGCTCCTCCAGCGCCGAGATTCCCATCGGCATCTACAGGACCCAGTGCCACGTCTTCTCGACCTCGGAG CCCCACGACCTCAGAGCCCAG TCCCAGATCTCGGTGAGCGTGGAGGACTGCCAGGACACGCAGGAAACGAGGGGGCCCTGGGGCGCACGGGCGGGCaccggcggcggcagcagcagcacccACGGCCGGCACGCGGCTGGCGGGGACCCAGCCGAGCACCCGCTGCTGCGGCGCAAGAGCCTGCAGTGGGCCCGCAAGCTGAGCCGCAAGGGCCCCAAGCCCGCGGGGAAGGCGGCGGCCGCCGAGTGGGCCAGCCAGCAGCGGCTCAGCCTGTACCGGCGCTCCGAGCGGCAGGAGCTCTCCGAGCTGGTCAAGAACCGCATGAAGCACCTGGGGCTGCCCACCACCGGCTACG
- the KCNT1 gene encoding potassium channel subfamily T member 1 isoform X3: MVQVEFYVNENTFKERLKLFFIKNQRSSLRIRLFNFSLKLLTCLLYIVRVLLDDPALGIGCWGCPKQNYTFNGSSSEINWAPILWVERKMTLWAIQVIVAIISFLETMLLIYLSYKGNIWEQIFRVSFILEMINTLPFIVTIFWAPLRNLFIPVFLNCWLAKHALENMINDFHRAILRTQSAMFNQVLILFCTLLCLVFTGTCGIQHLERAGENLSLLTAFYFCIVTFSTVGYGDVTPKIWPSQLLVVVMICVALVVLPLQFEELVYLWMERQKSGGNYSRHRAQTEKHVILCVSSLKIDLLMDFLNEFYAHPRLQDYYVVILCPTEMDIQVRRVLQIPLWSQRVIYLQGSALKDQDLMRAKMDNGEACFILSSRNEVDRTAADHQTILRAWAVKDFAPNCPLYVQILKPENKFHVKFADHVVCEEECKYAMLALNCICPATSTLITLLVHTSRGQEGQESPEQWQRMYGRCSGNEVYHVRMGDSKFFREYEGKSFTYAAFHAHKKYGVCLIGLKRGDDKSILLNPGPRHSLAASDTCFYINVTKEENSAFIVKQEEKQEKKGFSGQGLYDGSSRLPMHSIVASVGTVAMDLQNTECLPAQSGGGSGGGKLALPTENGSGSRRPSIAPVLELADSSALLPCDLLSDPSEDEMTPSDDEGLSVVEYVKGYPPNSPYIGSSPTLCHLLPVKAPFCCLRLDKGCKHNSYEDAKAYGFKNRLIIVSAETAGNGLYNFIVPLRAYYRPRKELNPIVLLLDNRPDHHFLEAICCFPMVYYMEGSVDNLDSLLQCGIIYADNLVVVDKESTMSAEEDYMADAKTIVNVQTMFRLFPSLSITTELTHPSNMRFMQFRAKDSYSLALSKLEKRERENGSNLAFMFRLPFAAGRVFSISMLDTLLYQSFVKDYMISITRLLLGLDTTPGSGYLCAMKITEEDLWIRTYGRLFQKLCSSSAEIPIGIYRTQCHVFSTSEPHDLRAQSQISVSVEDCQDTQETRGPWGARAGTGGGSSSTHGRHAAGGDPAEHPLLRRKSLQWARKLSRKGPKPAGKAAAAEWASQQRLSLYRRSERQELSELVKNRMKHLGLPTTGYEDVANLTASDVMNRVNLGYLQDEMNDQQNTLSYVLINPPPDTRLEPNDIVYLIRSDPLAHVASSAQSQKSSCSHRLASCNPETRDETQL; encoded by the exons AT ggtccaGGTGGAGTTCTACGTCAATGAGAACACCTTCAAGGAGCGGCTCAAGCTGTTCttcatcaaaaaccagagatccA GCCTGAGGATCCGGCTGTTCAACTTCTCCCTCAAGCTGCTCACCTGCTTGCTGTACATCGTGCGCGTGCTGCTGGACGACCCGGCCCTGGGGATTGGATG CTGGGGCTGCCCGAAGCAGAATTACACCTTCAACGGCTCCTCGTCCGAGATCAATTG ggcgcCCATCCTTTGGGTGGAAAGAAAGATGACTCTGTGGGCGATCCAG GTCATCGTGGCCATAATAAGCTTCCTGGAGACGATGCTTCTTATTTACCTCAGCTACAAA GGCAACATCTGGGAGCAGATCTTCCGTGTCTCTTTCATCCTGGAGATGATCAACACGCTACCCTTCATCGTCACG ATATTCTGGGCGCCCCTGAGGAACCTGTTCATCCCCGTGTTCCTGAACTGCTGGCTGGCCAAGCACGCCCTGGAAAACATGATC AATGACTTCCACCGTGCCATCCTGCGCACGCAGTCGGCCATGTTCAACCAGGTCCTCATACTCTTCTGCACCCTGCTGTGCCTGGTGTTCACGGG GACCTGTGGCATCCAGCACCTGGAGCGGGCGGGCGAGAACTTGTCCCTGCTCACGGCTTTCTACTTCTGCATCGTCACCTTCTCCACCGTGGGCTACGGCGACGTGACGCCCAAGATCTGGCCGTCCCAGCTGCTGGTGGTCGTCATGATCTGCGTGGCGCTGGTGGTGCTGCCACTGCAG TTCGAGGAGCTGGTCTACCTGTGGATGGAGCGTCAGAAGTCGGGGGGCAACTACAGCCGCCACCGGGCGCAGACGGAGAAGCACGTGATCTTGTGCGTCAGCTCCCTCAAGATCGACCTCCTCATGGACTTCCTGAACGAGTTTTACGCGCACCCCCGGCTCCAG GACTATTACGTGGTCATCCTGTGTCCTACCGAGATGGACATCCAGGTCCGCAGGGTCCTGCAGATCCCCCTGTGGTCCCAGCGGGTCATCTACCTCCAGGGCTCCGCGCTCAAGGACCAGGACCTCATGCGAGCCAA GATGGACAACGGGGAGGCCTGCTTTATCCTCAGCAGCCGCAACGAAGTGGACCGCACGGCGGCG GACCACCAGACCATCCTGCGTGCCTGGGCCGTGAAGGACTTCGCGCCCAACTGCCCCCTCTACGTCCAGATTCTCAAGCCCGAGAACAAGTTCCACGTCAAGTTTGCAG ACCACGTGGTGTGTGAGGAGGAGTGCAAGTACGCCATGCTGGCCCTCAACTGCATCTGTCCCGCCACGTCCACGCTCATCACGCTGCTGGTGCACACGTCCCGTGGCCA GGAAGGCCAGGAGTCCCCGGAGCAGTGGCAGCGCATGTACGGCCGCTGCTCGGGCAACGAGGTGTACCACGTGCGCATGGGGGACAGCAAGTTCTTCCGCGAGTACGAGGGCAAGAGCTTCACCTACGCCGCCTTCCACGCGCACAAAAA GTACGGCGTGTGCCTCATCGGGCTGAAGCGCGGGGACGACAAGAGCATCCTGCTGAACCCGGGGCCCCGGCACAGCCTGGCGGCCTCGGACACCTGCTTCTACATCAACGTCACCAAGGAGGAGAACTCCGCCTTCATCGtcaagcaggaggagaagcaggagaagaaGGGCTTCTCGGGGCAGGGTCTGTACGACGGGTCCTCCCGCCTGCCCATGCACAGCATCGTGGCCTCCGTGG GGACAGTGGCCATGGACCTCCAGAACACAGAGTGCCTGCCGGCACAGAGTGGCGGGGGCAGCGGGGGCGGCAAGCTCGCGCTGCCCACAGAGAACGGCTCGGGCAGCCGGCGGCCCAGCATCGCACCCGTCCTGGAGCTGGCGGACAGCTCAGCCCTGCTGCCCTGCGACCTGCTGAGTGACCCGTCGGAGGACGAGATGACGCCGTCGGACGATGAGGGGCTGTCTGTGGTGGA GTACGTGAAGGGCTACCCGCCCAACTCGCCCTACATCGGCAGCTCCCCCACCCTGTGCCACCTTCTGCCTGTGAAGGCCCCGTTCTGCTGCCTGCGGCTGGACAAG GGCTGCAAGCACAACAGCTACGAAGACGCCAAGGCCTACGGCTTCAAGAACAGACTGATCATCGTCTCGGCGGAGACGGCGGGCAACGGGCTGTACAACTTCATCGTGCCCCTGCGCGCCTACTACCGACCCCGCAAGGAGCTCAACCCCATCGTGCTGCTGCTGGACAACAG GCCGGACCACCACTTCCTGGAGGCCATCTGCTGCTTCCCCATGGTCTACTACATGGAGGGCTCCGTGGACAA CCTGGACAGCTTGCTGCAGTGCGGCATTATCTACGCGGACAACCTGGTCGTGGTGGACAAGGAGAGCACGATGAGTGCGGAGGAGGACTACATGGCAGACGCCAAGACCATCGTCAACGTGCAGACCATGTTCCG GCTCTTCCCCAGCTTGAGCATCACCACGGAGCTCACCCACCCTTCCAACATGCGGTTCATGCAGTTCCGTGCAAAGGACAGCTACTCTCTGGCTCTTTCCAAGCTGGAAAAG AGGGAACGGGAGAACGGCTCCAACCTGGCCTTCATGTTCCGCCTGCCGTTTGCCGCCGGCCGCGTCTTCAGCATCAGCATGTTGGACACGCTGCTCTACCAG TCCTTCGTGAAGGACTACATGATCTCCATCACCAGGCTGCTGCTGGGCCTCGACACCACGCCAGGCTCTGGCTACCTGTGCGCC ATGAAAATCACGGAGGAGGACCTGTGGATTCGCACATACGGCCGGCTCTTCCAGAAGCTCTGCTCCTCCAGCGCCGAGATTCCCATCGGCATCTACAGGACCCAGTGCCACGTCTTCTCGACCTCGGAG CCCCACGACCTCAGAGCCCAG TCCCAGATCTCGGTGAGCGTGGAGGACTGCCAGGACACGCAGGAAACGAGGGGGCCCTGGGGCGCACGGGCGGGCaccggcggcggcagcagcagcacccACGGCCGGCACGCGGCTGGCGGGGACCCAGCCGAGCACCCGCTGCTGCGGCGCAAGAGCCTGCAGTGGGCCCGCAAGCTGAGCCGCAAGGGCCCCAAGCCCGCGGGGAAGGCGGCGGCCGCCGAGTGGGCCAGCCAGCAGCGGCTCAGCCTGTACCGGCGCTCCGAGCGGCAGGAGCTCTCCGAGCTGGTCAAGAACCGCATGAAGCACCTGGGGCTGCCCACCACCGGCTACG AGGATGTAGCAAATTTAACAGCCAGTGATGTCATGAATCGGGTAAACCTGGGATATTTGCAAG